The sequence below is a genomic window from Raphanus sativus cultivar WK10039 unplaced genomic scaffold, ASM80110v3 Scaffold1331, whole genome shotgun sequence.
AGTTCGTACGTCTCCTCCTATTATGCTGAACCAGCTAGGTTTCATCACACACCTCCCGAATTCATAATATCAGGCAACAATATTTCCTTTGCTCATTCTCCCCAATAGTTTCACATAACCATTGAATTATAAGGTCACTGACCTCACGAAGTACAGGGAAGTTGGACATGCCCGGCGATGTGTACAGCTTCGGTGTTATACTGCTAGAGATGCTAACTGGTTTTGGAAAACGGCGCATAATCCTAGCAAAGCGAGCGATACGGAACAACACTGAAAACATTGCTGAGATGATTGATCCGGATTTAGAGAATAGCTATCCTCATGAAGAGAGGATGCGTATGTGCGAGATTATAAAACAACGCCTTGAGGAAATCCCGAAGAATCGACCATCCATGCAACGGGTGCTAGATAATTTGACTGGTATAGCTCGGATCTGAGGACAACTGGACAAGTACACTAAGAATCGTAAACGCTTTCCACTATAAGACAGTTATAAACATAGTCGATGTACGCAtatgcacatatatatatatatattgtactaAACAAGTGTGGACGgtcgtctttttttttaaatgtggtTCAAATGTTACGCGCCTCTCTTCAGGCGCAATCATCTTCACTTTTACCTAATGTTGCTAACAAAAGATACAACAAATCCCCTCTTAGACAGcagaatgaaaaatataaaatagctCTCTCCCGAAGCAATTGACAAAGCGGCGTCGTATTTCTCACCATAGAATAGTTGACTTTGTCAGAAACGCGGATGGCACTCGGTACCTTTCAACGCGTTTACCTTGACTTGTCAAGACACAGACCAGCTTATTGGTTGTTTTTACTCTATCGAAGATCTAGAAAACATATGTACATAAAaagatcttcttcttcattagAGAGTCAGAATCGGGATGGGTAACTGTCACACACTTTTCACCCGACAACCTGATCCTATTTCAAGTAAGTATTATAAAAATCTCAGTGTATTTGACAAGTATATATAGAGGATATTATTTCCATTTCTTGATACTACTATATATGTACAGCGGAAGAGCGTGTGAAAGTCTTCACGGTGGCGGAGCTGAAAAAAACAACTAAGGATTTTAGTAAGGCGATGGTAAAAGGAGAGCGCTTTGGCAGCCATGTCAGGGGATACATCAACCCCAAGACGTTATCTCCAGCCAAGGAAGGGGTTGGCATGGCAGTAGCGGTTAAGAGATTTTACATGTTCAAGGATCTTGATCAAGATTTGCAAGATTGGCTTGTAAGTAATTATGGATATTTAGTGTCAGACcataaatatctatttataattgacaaacaaaataaccaagtatttgtaaaaaataaaaatagaaaaaatactcATAGATAGcattaaattaagtttttatttaaaaattagcaaaaagaGAAATCATCCAAATGATCTTGGTAAAAGttcaaaatacattttttatctATTGTTTGTGTTTAGTGATTATAGTGTAGGATTTTAGTATTTACGGGGCGGAGTTATAATTAAGGTTGagttattcttaggttcaccccatagggtgaacctttagattcaccaaccaataggattcaagtattttatatttaatgtttttaaaaaataaataaaatattgttaaattatattatgttttcaaataaatagctaaaaataaataaaaatagttgtagttgcaaaattaataaaactctaaacccaaaatactaaaccctaaaccctaaatactaaaccctaaacccttgggaaaccctaaacccttgggtaaacacTAAACCGTTGGATGaatcatagttttaaaaattaaaaaattcttttttttaattattactgtttttttttatttttagctatttattttaaaaacataatataatttaacaagattttgtttcttttttaaaagatattaaataagaaatacttgaatcctattggttggtgaatctaaaggttcaccttagggggtgaacccaagaataattcattaaggtttagagttttagatattttagtatttttattgattgataaatgacttattcttgggttcacccctagagtgaacctagaggttcacccaaccaataggaatcactcatttcacaattgatatcttttaaaaaaggaaacaaaatattatcaagttatattatatttttaaaataaaaaattttaaaaataaataaaaatagtaatatatgaaaaaaaattaaaaatattttaactctgtcatcaaaacactaaaccctaaactctaaactctaaatcttaaaaataccaaatccttaatcctaaaaagagtttagggattaagattaagggtttaatatttttaagatttattgttttagtgcttagtgtttttgatttaaaatttaggattatccaagtgtttatgatttacccaaggatttagggtttagagtttaggatttagggtttagtatttcgatgatggcgttaaaatatctaatttttttttgcatatactagagtttagggtttagagtttaagattatccaagggtttagcgtatacccaagggtttagggtatactcaAGGGTtgagggtttatgatttagggtttagggtatattttttttgatgatgttaaaaatatatttttaaaaaattattttctgtaactactattatttttattttatttattttaaaaacataatatatcttgacaatattttgttttcttttttaaaagatatcaattgtgaaatgaatgattcctattggttaggtgaacctctaggttcactctaggggtgaacccaagaataactcttgaTAAATGCTATGTTGgagattttttttgaagattttttaatgataaaaactaaaaatttgcCCATAACACTACTAGCTGAATATATAAACTGAGATTTGTAGATTGACCTAGAGTTTCTACGAcgtaactctcatccaagcttggTGAAGCTCATTGGCTATGGTTCGGATCGTCGTACGTTGTTCATTATTGCTGAATACTTTCCAACCGGAAGCTTAGAAAATCACATCTATAGAGGTAAAGACGTTAAGCCGAAGTTTATGCATTCCTCTCCTTTTTGGCATTGATGCATGGTTTGATGACACATTTTCTCACAGAGACTCGTCCAAAGCCGCTGTCCTGGGAGACGCGACTTAACATATCCATAGGAGTGGCTCAGTGTCTTGCTTTCTTGCACTCTTGGAAGAAAACCAGTCTTTCTCGCCGATATCTCACTGCTTCTAAAATCCTGCTCGATTTGGTAtggattttcttttcttttttttttttgttaagaattaTCGATCCTTATATTACTTAACTCTTTGATAGAGAATTTTATTAGAGAAATACTCTAGGATAGTTTACACAAACACAAAATTTGTACACCTTTTCTTCTTGAAAACTTTGCTTCCTTCCTTTATAAATGACATCTTTAAGGGTATGCAGGAGTTCAACGCAAGAGTTTCCTATTACGGACTCAAAAACCTACCTTATATTGAAGAAGGGACACACGTCCCCTCGTTAGATTACGCACCTCCCGAATACATATTATCAGGCAACAAATTTCCCCTTGCTCCTCCCCAAAGTTTTCAAATAACCATTGAATTTTAAAGACACTGATGTTACGAGTTTGCAATTACTAAAATACAGGGAAGTTGGACATATCGGGCGATGTGTACAGCTTTGGTGCTATACTGCTCCAGATGTTAACTGGTTTAAAAATGCGGCACATAATTCTAAAAATACGAGATGACAGTGAAAGCATTGCTGAGATGATCGATCCAGATCTAGAGAATAGCTATCCTCTTCAAGAGGGGATGCGTATGTGCGAGATTATCAAACAATGCCTTGAGGAAGACGCGAAGAATCGACCATCCATGCAACAGGTGCTGGATAGTTTGAATAGGATAGCTCGGACTTGAGTAAGAGTTGTAAAGGCTAAAAAATTATTTCCACTAGCTATAAGACAATTATAATATAGTCGAAATACGCATATGCATATATACATTTGTATTAAACAAGTGCGAATGGAGTTAGTATATGTCAATAAGTAactttatttgttttcaaatcAGATGAAAGGGTGTTTCAAAATCTCCGGATCTGTTAATACGGTCAATTAAATCTCAATGGATTTGTATTTCGAATTCCATGTACCAAAACGGACGTTATCGAGCCTTTTATTATTacattaattgataaaaatgtaaatcataaatttttatttttttcgtttatAAGTTGTGGAAACGTTAAAGAGTTTTAACCCAAACCTTTTTGACTTCTCATTCACTCTATAGTCTATACCTTCTCGGCTTATCGATCTCGTTCAAACAAAGAAAGCTTCGTTGATCTCCCTCTCACGTGGACTCCTTTTTAAAAGTAAGTTTATGTAATTGATCATAAACATGATATATTAATGTAGATACAATATGTACACTAAACGATACAAAATGATCGATACACTTTATTTTGGTCTACCTTGAATATAGAAGACAAAAATTCAACCACGTCCATGGCAAATGGAGGGGGCAACGGTGGTGGTGGAAACAATAACAACAATGGAGGTGCCAACGGCGGTGGGGGAAACAATAACAACAATGGAGGTGCCAACGGCGGTGGGGGAAACAATAACAACAGAGGAGGGGGCAATAGGACGGTGGAGTTACAGCCCCACCCGGTGAAAGAACAACTCCCTGGAATTCAGTATTGTGTCAACAGTCCTCCTCCTTGGTgtatgttttaacaaaaaattaaatcgttTTGCTAATTTAGTTTGCTTATGTTTAAACAACTTATGTGTGTAACTAATATTGTTCTGGTGTTACAGTTGAAGCGTTAGTGTTGGGTTTTCAGCATTATTTGTTGAGTCTTGGCATCACGGTTCTTATTCCAAGCCTTTTAGTTCCACACATGGGAGGTGGTGATGTAAGTTTTGATCTAACTTCATTTTATGACTGTGTTTTAcctataattttcaaataaatttattgtttcTTAAGGTATAAAGGTTAGAAAGTTTAAAgacttatatacatattttcataattattaacAAATCTCAACGTCTACATAATGTAGGCTTctagattttgattttacaatcatgttaaacaaaacaaattattcaTTTCtggagatatttttttttagaaagaatTTTTGGAGCTATTTGAGTGGTAGTTAACAAATATACCTTAAGATCGTTTATATACCGATCaaactaatatttttgttttaatgaaATCTTAAAGAATCATAAAAAGGATTATTTAAcattaaaaatgtttcaaattattcaattttcggtgtatattttttaactattcAGAAATTTATGTCTTGAATTATGATTTCTCAGGCAGAGAAGGCTAGAGTTATACAAACAATGCTATTTGTATCTGGACTAACAACATTGCTCCAGTCTTTCTTTGGAACTCGATTGCCTGTGATAGCGGCTCCTTCTTATGCCTATATCATACCTATCACTTCCATCATTTCCTCAACCCGCTTCACTTACTACACTGATCCTTTTGAAGTAAGTCTTAACATTAGTTTCATCATTTATTCTTACGAAGCCGGTAATCCTTTTGAAGTAAGCCTTTTAGTTTATTCTTACAAACTAAATTTCACTGATAAAAACGGTTGGACCACATAATTTAATAGAGGTTTGTGGGAACAATGAGAAGCATACAAGGGGCTCTGATTATCGCCGGCTGTTTCCAAGTTCTTGTATGTTTCTTAGGCCTGTGGAGAAATGTCGTAAggtaaaataactaatattacTTCACTTAATCTGAAGTGGGACTCATAAACTAAACAGAACTATATTTTTGGTTGTGTGTTTATTAGATTTCTAAGCCCACTCTCAATTGCTCCTTTGGCAACGTTTGCTGGACTAGGACTCTACCAAATCGGCTTCCCTTTGGTATGTTTTCCATACTCTCATTTTTGTTGGTTATtgaaaactttatattattgatgtttatcatgtatttttttttttctagttggCGAGATGCGTTGAAGTGGGACTTCCCGGGTTGATTTTACTTGTTTTAGTCACCCAGGTAAAGGTCTAAACAATTGCTTCTTTTATTACAcgtgattatataaaaaaaactataaataatttggTATACAAGTTCACGTACAAAACTTAATGAACGtccatgtttttctttgtgtaaTGTAGTACTTACCGCGCTTTCTGAAGATGAAGAAAGGGGTGTTTTGGGATGGATCAAGATGTGACCGTTATGGGATGATGATATGCATTCCATTGGTTTGGTTGTTAGCTCTATTACTCACATCGAGTGGTGTATACAACCATAAATCTCAAACTACTCAAATCAGTTGCCGTACAGACCGTAATGGTCTTATCACCAACACTCCTTGGTCAGTTCTTCTACTTGAATGTTTTATATTTGGCGATTTCACTATTTAGTTACAACTTTATTGTTTCTATATTCTCTCTATGTGAATTACAATAGGATATACTTACCATATCCTTTCCAATGGGGAAGCCCAACCTTCCACTTCACTGATTCTTTTGCGATGATGGCTGCCTCTTTCGTCACTCTATTTGAGGTTACTCTTTCGTTTTGTATATGAAATTGATCATTTGAAATTTTAGTACTAATTACTGAAATCATGGACACATAAAGTTTAATTTACTATTACACTAAAGTGTGTTACATATTATTGCAGTCGACCGGTTTGTTCTACGCATCTGCAAGATATGGAAGTGCGACACCGATCCCACCATCAGTTATCAGCCGTGGTACTGGCTGGCTGGTTAGTCTAAGAGGAACTTACTTAGTTGCATTGTCTTTAACCGTttgttaattatgttttatcatcatcttttaaatatatgattgcCTATCGTGTAGGGAGTTGGAGTATTACTCAACGGCATTCTTGGAGGCGTCTCAGGGATCACAACCTCATCGTAACGAACCTCATTTctaaattaactttttatttatttcttgaccatgtattaatttattaaatattaattatggtAAACGCttattattatatggttaacGTTAATGTTCAGAGAAAATATTGGACTTTTGGCCATGACTAAAATTGGGAGTCGAAGAGTGATACAAATTTCAGCTGCCTTCATGATTTTCTTCTCCATTTTCGgtaaatacaatatatttttttgttataaactaTATCTTCTTATGTATAAATAGATTTGCTGGATATTTTCcagtttagttttttatttttatttatcaaaatgcAGGAAAATTTGGAGCTTTTTTCGCGTCCATACCATTACCGATCATGGCGTCCGTTTACTGCATGGTCTTGTGTTTTGTGTGTAAGTCTCTTCATCACATCACAATTTTACATACTATCAAAATGAAAATTACATTTTCATATAATAACatgctttgtttttttcactaaaaatcaaatcaaattcaATGCAATGTAGCGTCTGCGGGCATTAGCTTTCTACAGTTTTGCAACCTCAACAGCTTCAACACCAAATTCATTTTGGGATTTTCATTTTTCATGGCTATATCAATCCCTCAATACTTTAGAGAATACTACAATGGAGGTTGGCGGTCTGATCATCACTCTAACTGGGTCAGTACATTCCCTTATATACTTTGTGAAAAGAATTAAAACATGCTTATCAAATTATGCTTTTCTTGGATTATATACGAAACAGTTGGAAGATATGATAAGAGTGATATTCATGTCACATACAACGGTTGCGGGAATGATAGCAATAGTGCTTGATTGCACATTGTCTCGTGAGAGCGATGAAGCCAAGAAAGATTGTGGGCTAAAATGGTGGGAGAAGTTTCGACTATACAATCTTGATGTCCGAAACGATGAGTTTTATGGTCTACCTTGCTGCCTCAATAAATTCTTCCCTTCTCACTGAAACtatcacaaaatatatttatttgtagtCTTTTGCccttagaatattttatttattctcatGTCCTAGAATTTTATAGAgtttgttatatttttcttacattttttttagtTGGTTACATATTTATCTTGAATTTTTATATGCTATAATAGTTTGTTCTATTATTAATTACTGAACAGTTTtccaaacatatatataggtGATGATTGGTTCGGGTGTGATTTTAGAAATTTAGCTGTACAAATTCAGATGTAGATAAATTGGTTGTAGCTGTGCAGTTGTTACTGTATATTTTCTTTGCAGAGACTTTTGCTatagttaaatttgttgtagCTGTAAGTTATAgactttagatattttaaaataaaatatgtgaaatatgtaatgtatatataaaataattaatttttatcaattaaagaatttatattaatttttttttgtaaattatcaaattttactattatttaaaatgtgatatgtaaataataacgatgttatttaaaatatttcaatcaatttaaaaac
It includes:
- the LOC108838150 gene encoding probable serine/threonine-protein kinase PBL8, with the protein product MWGSYSLAQCLAFLHSWKKTSLYRRYLTSSKILLDSEFNARVSYFGLKNLPSDDESSYVSSYYAEPARFHHTPPEFIISGKLDMPGDVYSFGVILLEMLTGFGKRRIILAKRAIRNNTENIAEMIDPDLENSYPHEERMRMCEIIKQRLEEIPKNRPSMQRVLDNLTGIARI
- the LOC108825218 gene encoding probable serine/threonine-protein kinase PIX13 translates to MGNCHTLFTRQPDPISTEERVKVFTVAELKKTTKDFSKAMVKGERFGSHVRGYINPKTLSPAKEGVGMAVAVKRFYMFKDLDQDLQDWLIDLEFLRRNSHPSLVKLIGYGSDRRTLFIIAEYFPTGSLENHIYRETRPKPLSWETRLNISIGVAQCLAFLHSWKKTSLSRRYLTASKILLDLEFNARVSYYGLKNLPYIEEGTHVPSLDYAPPEYILSGKLDISGDVYSFGAILLQMLTGLKMRHIILKIRDDSESIAEMIDPDLENSYPLQEGMRMCEIIKQCLEEDAKNRPSMQQVLDSLNRIART
- the LOC130504049 gene encoding putative nucleobase-ascorbate transporter 10, whose product is NDRYTLFWSTLNIEDKNSTTSMANGGGNGGGGNNNNNGGANGGGGNNNNNGGANGGGGNNNNRGGGNRTVELQPHPVKEQLPGIQYCVNSPPPWFEALVLGFQHYLLSLGITVLIPSLLVPHMGGGDAEKARVIQTMLFVSGLTTLLQSFFGTRLPVIAAPSYAYIIPITSIISSTRFTYYTDPFERFVGTMRSIQGALIIAGCFQVLVCFLGLWRNVVRFLSPLSIAPLATFAGLGLYQIGFPLLARCVEVGLPGLILLVLVTQYLPRFLKMKKGVFWDGSRCDRYGMMICIPLVWLLALLLTSSGVYNHKSQTTQISCRTDRNGLITNTPWIYLPYPFQWGSPTFHFTDSFAMMAASFVTLFESTGLFYASARYGSATPIPPSVISRGTGWLGVGVLLNGILGGVSGITTSSENIGLLAMTKIGSRRVIQISAAFMIFFSIFGKFGAFFASIPLPIMASVYCMVLCFVSSAGISFLQFCNLNSFNTKFILGFSFFMAISIPQYFREYYNGGWRSDHHSNWLEDMIRVIFMSHTTVAGMIAIVLDCTLSRESDEAKKDCGLKWWEKFRLYNLDVRNDEFYGLPCCLNKFFPSH